Genomic DNA from Fusarium keratoplasticum isolate Fu6.1 chromosome 2, whole genome shotgun sequence:
AATCTTTTTCACTTTCCGTGCATTATTTTATCTGAGACACACTCAGCTGAGATGGCCACTCAGACTGTTGTCAGGTTCCAGGCCATGAGGCCAAATGCTTTGAAATATGCAGCAACTTGATGCcgtcttttttttactcGGTAACTTGATATAAATTTTAATAGGCTCATAGTCTAGATTTGATATTAAAGATCAAGTTGGGGTTTGAGTCTGAATATATCAATCCTCTACGCCAAGGGTTGTCTCATTGATAGTTAAATATCGGATGTGATACGGATCAAGTGCCAGCGCCAACGGGAATGAGACTAAATGCCAATCAATTCAATAAAAACGATTTTTGATGTATTATAGTATGGCCCATTCTCTACTGTTGGCGTCACCTGCAGTCTTGATGGTTGTGTGCATCATCCTTCACGTCCATTCTCGTGATCCTCTAGGGTGGCTAACAGCCTGCCGAGATGTATTCTAAGCTAATTAACCCTGTTTGCAACTTGCATTTTGGGGTCATGTATCTGTTTATGGAAACGAAACCTGAGACAAACAATGCAGAACTGAAACACAGCGCACCAAGTTGCCTTTGTCTTGTATGCTATGCACAGGAGCTAAGCCATGTATATGTGCAGCTTGAATTTCACAGACAAAGGTGACTGCGCTGTCTGTCAGCAGTCATGGCACACGTCAGCATTACTGCGTCTACGCTGCATTCACGATGCATTTGCCATTGGGGTAGAGAATTCCAAGATACACAGACACGGAGGGGAATGGCTGCACCTTGGAGGCCTGGAGAGCTTCTCCCACCCGGCATGATTTCAAATATTACCATGCCTTGAGAGTTTCAATTCGCCCAGCCAAACCAAATTCCTCACTAGCATGGATGCAAAGCTTGGCTGGCCAGAGGCTGTGCAGGATATGACGGCTGTCGCATCGTCTCCAATTGGGCCTGAGACCCTTGCCCTGGTGAAACCTTGTCCCTTTCTGGGGGTCGCTTCGACGGCATGCATCTGCCGGCGCCAAAGGCAATTCAAAGGGCAATTAGTGCATACGAGGGCAAAGGCCTCGGCTCTTGGGAGCTTCCGGTTTGATCAAGCGCGCCCTCAGAGCGTGAGTGAAACGCTGCTTGGCTCATACTCCGACTCGGGCGCATCAAACTGTCCGTCGTCGTGGCTGTGTAAGAGATGCGTCCAGGGGCGGCCGCCTCTTGCTTCATCCCTGTTTGAGGCTAACCCCTCGATGAGTTTGGGGATGTTGCATTGTTTTTGGTCTTGATATTCAGAGTATAAAGAGCTTGAAGGTTGACTCGGTTTTGTTTTGATCATCAATCAATTTAATCACACTCATCTTTTGTATATACAAGCCAGCCTTGCATCTCTATTTGTCCACCCGTCTTTCACCATCAAGCatatcaatcaatcaatcacaATGCACTCCTCtgccctcctcttctctctcatcCCGGCCGCTCTCGCCGAAGTCcacaaggtcaaggtcggcGACGGAGGTCTCACCTTCTCGCCTGCCgacctcaaggccgccgTGGGAGACACGGTCGAGTTCCACTTCTACCAGGGCACACACTCTGTCGCCCAGAGCAGCTTCGACAAGCCTTGCGAGCCCCTCAACAGcacgagcttcttcagcggTGATTTTgacgtcaaggacaaggtcagcAATGAGGTCTTTACCGTCaccgtcgaggccgagacccCCATCTGGTACTACTGTGCCGTTCAGGGCCACTGCCAGGGTGGCATGGTTGGTGTCATCAATGCTCCGTAAGTTTTCCGCGACACTCAATAGCTTGATGGTATACTAACATTGTACATTAGATCCAGCGGTCAGAGGACTCTTGCCGCCTACAAGAAGGCCGCTGccgacgttgatgagaccGTCGAGCCCAAGTCGACTGGTGGCGGCGAGCTTGGCCCTGCTGCCACGGCCTCCTCAGGCTCTTCTGAGGGTTCCACATCGACTGGAAGCGCCGCCTCCGGCACCGCCAGCTCGACCGAGAGCGCGGCACCCAACGCCGGCATCGAGGCTCGGGGTGAGATCCGCTGGGGACTCATGAGCCTGGGTGtcgccatggctggtttCTTTGGCGGTCTGATGATGTAAACGGACATCTAAAGGGGATGGGATCAGACTATGAGAATGGTCACTGTCTGTGAGAATGGAGGAATTTTACTGCCAAGAGCAGAACGGATCGCCGGCCTAGAGCCATTCACAAGGGATCCAAGTTGAAACACAGCTGCTAGCCAGCATGTAATGACTGTACTTTGAATACCCAAATCAATTGAGAATGTATCAATACACTTGATAAGTTTATAAGCATGCTGAGAGCATGCAAATGAACTGAAAGAAAAATATACATTAAGGAATGGTGACTATATAGACCTGAGTATTCTCCATGGCTAGTCGTCTGAACGATCTTCCATCCTCATACACCTCTAGCTTCCCTCTTTCTATGAGAAACTAGTTCTAGGCAAAGTTTGCAGCCTCAGTCGTAGTGGCAGCACGGGTCGAGGTCAAGAGAGTCGTAGCAGTGTTGGCCCCAGGGGTagccaagaagaagttggcaTTGTTCGGAGCAGCACATGTGTTATCAGGCTTGGGGGTATTGTCATCCCTAGGCTGGGCGTAGGTGGTTAAAGCCATGTTCTTGCCGTTGCAGGCATAGCAGTCGAGGTCGACAAACTCGAGGAGGCTGGAATCGTCGGCCTCCGAGATATCCTCAACGCGGTCCGTGTACAGCAGACAGTTGCGCTGATCGTTCGGATCGGAGGACAGGGAGAAGGCGACGCAGCCCGTGTAGGTCGCGCAGGCTCCAGCACACGACTCTTCGGGCGTGCAGTCTGCCACGGTGAGTCTGAGCCAGGGCTGGGCGCACTGCTTGAG
This window encodes:
- a CDS encoding Phytocyanin domain-containing protein, whose protein sequence is MHSSALLFSLIPAALAEVHKVKVGDGGLTFSPADLKAAVGDTVEFHFYQGTHSVAQSSFDKPCEPLNSTSFFSGDFDVKDKVSNEVFTVTVEAETPIWYYCAVQGHCQGGMVGVINAPSSGQRTLAAYKKAAADVDETVEPKSTGGGELGPAATASSGSSEGSTSTGSAASGTASSTESAAPNAGIEARGEIRWGLMSLGVAMAGFFGGLMM